In a single window of the Coleofasciculus sp. FACHB-T130 genome:
- a CDS encoding RNA-guided endonuclease TnpB family protein, producing the protein MLHKAVLVRLYPTKEQEILLAQTFGCSRWWWNYALNKSIETYKETGKGLGRAALNAFLPTLKKAEDTAWLAECYSQVLQAATLNLTTAYKNFFEKRAGFPQFKFKHGKQSVQYPQNVKIVDSNIKLPGNIGIVKAKIHRQIEGRIKTVTVSKTPSGKYFASILTEVAGEKPPTAEGKIYGVDLGLKHFAIVTDGEKVSKYDNPKHLAKHEKNLKCKQQKLARKRKGSNSRHKYRKVVAKVYERITNSRQDFLHKLSHKLVSDSQAIIVEDLHVKGMVRNHKLAKAISDVGWGTFTNFLAYKLERKGGKLIEIDRWFPSSKLCSNCFNQIGEMSLEVREWTCPHCNTHHDRDGNAAINIRAEGIRMLKAEGSAVSAVGGEIRPRLGRKSKLRHSPVITEAHADLEFQVSVGSSRA; encoded by the coding sequence GTGTTACACAAAGCGGTCCTTGTCCGTTTATATCCAACCAAAGAACAAGAAATACTATTAGCGCAAACATTTGGATGTTCGCGTTGGTGGTGGAACTATGCTCTGAATAAATCTATTGAGACTTACAAGGAGACGGGTAAAGGACTTGGACGTGCAGCACTCAACGCATTTCTTCCAACACTCAAAAAGGCTGAAGATACAGCTTGGTTAGCTGAGTGTTACAGCCAAGTTTTACAGGCGGCAACGCTTAATCTAACCACAGCGTACAAAAACTTTTTTGAGAAACGTGCGGGGTTTCCTCAGTTCAAATTCAAGCATGGCAAACAGTCAGTTCAGTATCCTCAAAACGTCAAAATTGTAGACAGCAATATCAAGCTCCCCGGCAACATCGGGATAGTTAAAGCCAAAATACATAGACAAATTGAGGGGAGAATCAAGACGGTTACTGTGAGCAAAACACCATCAGGGAAATACTTCGCGTCTATCCTGACTGAAGTTGCAGGCGAGAAACCACCTACAGCGGAAGGTAAAATTTACGGAGTTGACTTAGGATTGAAACATTTCGCTATTGTTACTGACGGCGAGAAGGTTTCTAAGTACGATAATCCTAAACACCTCGCCAAACATGAGAAAAACCTGAAATGCAAGCAACAAAAACTAGCCCGTAAACGAAAAGGGAGTAATTCAAGACACAAGTATAGAAAAGTTGTCGCCAAAGTGTACGAGCGAATTACTAATTCGCGGCAAGATTTCCTACATAAACTTAGCCATAAGTTGGTCAGCGATAGCCAAGCTATCATCGTAGAGGATCTTCATGTTAAAGGCATGGTACGCAATCATAAATTGGCGAAAGCAATCTCTGATGTTGGGTGGGGAACATTCACCAACTTTTTAGCCTACAAGCTAGAACGCAAAGGCGGAAAGTTGATTGAGATTGATAGATGGTTCCCTAGTTCCAAACTTTGTTCTAATTGTTTCAATCAAATAGGTGAGATGTCGTTGGAGGTGAGGGAATGGACTTGTCCTCACTGCAATACTCATCATGACCGTGATGGAAACGCAGCGATAAATATTAGAGCAGAGGGGATCAGAATGCTAAAGGCGGAAGGTTCAGCCGTTTCTGCTGTAGGAGGGGAGATAAGACCAAGGTTAGGGCGAAAGTCCAAGCTGCGGCACTCCCCTGTGATTACAGAAGCCCACGCTGACTTGGAGTTCCAAGTCAGCGTGGGTAGTTCACGCGCCTAA